The Syntrophorhabdaceae bacterium genome window below encodes:
- the hemA gene encoding glutamyl-tRNA reductase, with amino-acid sequence MDTVYLTVLGLNHNTAPVEIREKIFVHESDIPGLLDRMKQKGIDESVILSTCNRTEVYFHSTLSQQEALKNIQEILIQTMGVQPDWFHDFMYVFRNEDVYKHLFLVASGLDSLVIGEPEILGQVKDAYRIATFSNTTGFFLNKVFHKTFNVAKKIRTETRIGYNPLSISSMAIELAKKIFGNLDEKKILVIGAGEMCQTALKYFKKEGLKEILITNRTYEKAHYLAEEITGTAYPFQELPELIAKVDVVLTSTGSERPFIDKPLIQGIMKKRKNRAIFIIDIAVPRDVASEVNAMENVYLYDIDDLRELSQQHLTDRLKESDKARLIVQQEAAEFTKVLQELDVAPLIAHIVGKVEEIRLKEVRKALRKLKNADQDTVRTIEVLTRTIANKVVHPHITLIKENGSEAIVEILKKCFQFEEIDEEEMDNRDEGK; translated from the coding sequence ATGGATACCGTATATCTCACCGTACTGGGCTTAAACCACAATACCGCCCCAGTGGAAATACGCGAAAAGATTTTTGTTCACGAATCGGATATTCCCGGACTACTCGATAGAATGAAGCAAAAGGGCATAGACGAATCGGTCATTCTTTCCACGTGCAACAGAACGGAAGTATATTTCCATTCCACGCTGAGCCAGCAAGAAGCCCTCAAGAATATTCAGGAGATCCTTATTCAGACGATGGGTGTACAACCGGACTGGTTCCATGATTTCATGTATGTTTTCAGAAACGAAGACGTTTACAAGCATCTCTTTCTCGTGGCTTCAGGCTTGGACTCGCTCGTCATCGGTGAGCCCGAGATCTTAGGCCAGGTTAAGGACGCATACAGGATTGCCACATTCAGTAACACCACGGGTTTTTTCCTGAACAAAGTCTTTCATAAGACGTTCAATGTGGCGAAAAAGATACGGACCGAGACGAGGATAGGATATAACCCCCTGTCCATAAGCTCCATGGCCATAGAGCTTGCCAAGAAGATCTTCGGCAATCTCGATGAAAAAAAGATACTCGTCATCGGCGCCGGTGAGATGTGTCAAACCGCCCTCAAATATTTTAAAAAAGAGGGGCTTAAGGAAATCCTCATTACCAACAGAACGTATGAGAAGGCCCATTACCTTGCGGAAGAGATTACCGGCACGGCCTATCCTTTCCAGGAACTGCCGGAACTGATTGCGAAGGTGGATGTGGTCCTCACCTCCACAGGTTCGGAGAGGCCCTTCATAGATAAACCGCTCATTCAGGGCATCATGAAGAAAAGAAAGAACCGAGCCATCTTTATCATTGATATAGCCGTGCCCCGTGATGTCGCCTCCGAGGTGAATGCGATGGAAAACGTTTATCTCTACGATATCGATGATCTCAGAGAACTCTCCCAGCAGCATCTTACCGACAGGCTCAAGGAATCCGACAAAGCGCGTCTTATCGTTCAACAAGAGGCGGCAGAATTTACAAAAGTTTTACAGGAGCTCGACGTGGCACCCCTCATCGCGCACATCGTGGGCAAGGTAGAGGAAATCCGCTTGAAAGAGGTGAGGAAGGCCCTGCGAAAACTCAAAAACGCCGACCAAGATACGGTGCGCACCATCGAGGTCCTCACGAGAACCATTGCAAATAAGGTGGTGCATCCCCACATTACCCTCATTAAAGAGAACGGCAGCGAAGCCATAGTAGAAATCCTGAAGAAATGTTTCCAATTTGAGGAGATTGATGAAGAAGAAATGGATAATCGGGACGAGGGGAAGTAA
- the ccsB gene encoding c-type cytochrome biogenesis protein CcsB gives MSVNVCLLYVALLLYLISTAFYFLVLVTNRLRFDKPAGWCLVFGFGVHLMSLIARYFAAGYTPITNIHESFSFLALCVACFYLYIKRAYPVRALGSIILPLICLLLFWALLSPSEIRPLAPSLQSWWLPVHATFSFFGNALFFIAFFVSLLYLLMEREIKKKKRLIVSERFPSLEVLDRINYRCISYGFPFLTVGIVTGSIWAGFAWGSYWSWDPKETWSLITWIVYAILIHNRLAIGWRGRRTAYMMILGFCSVLFTFLGVNFLIKGLHSYV, from the coding sequence ATGAGCGTAAACGTGTGCTTGCTTTACGTTGCCCTTCTGCTGTACCTCATATCTACTGCGTTTTACTTTCTTGTCCTTGTCACAAACAGGCTAAGATTCGATAAACCTGCAGGGTGGTGCCTTGTCTTTGGGTTTGGCGTTCATCTTATGTCCCTCATTGCACGGTACTTTGCTGCAGGTTACACACCCATCACGAACATTCACGAGTCTTTTTCATTCCTCGCACTTTGCGTCGCGTGTTTCTACCTGTATATCAAAAGGGCTTACCCTGTCCGTGCCTTGGGTAGCATCATCCTTCCTCTCATCTGCCTGCTTCTATTCTGGGCGCTCCTGTCTCCTTCAGAGATACGACCGCTGGCTCCCTCTCTGCAAAGCTGGTGGCTGCCTGTGCATGCCACGTTCTCCTTTTTCGGAAATGCACTGTTCTTCATTGCCTTCTTTGTGTCGCTTTTGTATCTCCTTATGGAAAGAGAGATCAAGAAAAAGAAGAGGTTGATCGTATCGGAACGGTTTCCTTCCCTTGAAGTCCTTGATAGGATCAATTACCGGTGCATTTCGTACGGATTTCCGTTTCTCACCGTGGGCATCGTTACCGGCTCAATCTGGGCCGGATTCGCGTGGGGATCTTACTGGAGTTGGGACCCCAAAGAAACCTGGTCGCTCATCACATGGATCGTCTACGCCATCCTGATCCATAATAGACTCGCCATAGGGTGGCGCGGGAGGAGAACCGCCTATATGATGATACTCGGTTTTTGTTCGGTGCTCTTCACCTTCCTCGGCGTCAATTTTCTCATAAAGGGGCTCCATTCTTATGTTTGA
- a CDS encoding bifunctional precorrin-2 dehydrogenase/sirohydrochlorin ferrochelatase, whose product MTSRLDINPRTYYPLFLDITERKCLVVGGGKVALRKVEMLLKFGARVTVVGPMLSPELLELGEKGAIECLERIYEKRDLDRVALVFACTDNHAVNEQVKKEASRKRLPVNVADSPGICDFIVPSIVKKGDITIAISTSGELPLLSKKLREKIEEAVGDDYLAYLRVIGTVRGHLMRTVKDPRARSAIMKRIDRMTVEDVITKGVTKIKEELNLP is encoded by the coding sequence ATGACTTCACGATTAGATATTAACCCGCGTACCTACTATCCTCTCTTTCTCGATATCACCGAAAGAAAATGCCTTGTTGTGGGTGGAGGGAAGGTAGCTTTGAGGAAGGTCGAAATGCTTCTTAAGTTCGGCGCCCGGGTCACCGTCGTAGGCCCGATGCTCTCACCTGAGCTTCTTGAACTCGGCGAGAAAGGCGCCATCGAATGCCTTGAACGAATATATGAGAAGAGAGACCTTGACCGGGTGGCACTCGTTTTTGCCTGCACCGACAACCACGCTGTAAATGAGCAGGTTAAAAAAGAGGCGTCCCGGAAGCGCCTCCCCGTCAACGTGGCCGATAGTCCCGGTATCTGCGACTTTATCGTCCCGTCTATCGTCAAGAAAGGGGATATCACCATCGCTATTTCAACCTCCGGAGAGTTGCCGCTGCTTTCGAAGAAGTTGAGGGAGAAAATCGAAGAGGCTGTGGGTGACGATTATCTCGCATATCTCCGTGTGATCGGAACCGTAAGAGGGCACCTCATGAGGACCGTAAAAGATCCGCGCGCGAGGAGTGCGATCATGAAAAGGATCGATCGCATGACTGTTGAAGATGTCATCACAAAAGGAGTTACAAAAATCAAAGAGGAGCTCAATCTCCCATGA
- a CDS encoding acylphosphatase, which produces MKRMHIFVKGIVQGVNFRYNTRKKAGEYGLTGFTKNITDGRVEIVCEGAEADIRALVEWCRQGPQGAYVENVETKWEEYTGEFNDFTIRY; this is translated from the coding sequence ATGAAAAGAATGCACATCTTCGTGAAAGGGATCGTACAGGGCGTCAATTTCCGGTACAACACGCGGAAGAAGGCCGGCGAGTACGGCCTCACGGGCTTTACAAAAAACATTACCGACGGACGGGTGGAGATAGTCTGCGAAGGCGCCGAAGCGGATATCAGGGCGCTTGTTGAATGGTGCAGACAGGGACCCCAAGGCGCTTATGTAGAAAACGTCGAGACTAAGTGGGAAGAATATACCGGCGAATTCAATGACTTCACGATTAGATATTAA
- a CDS encoding acyl-CoA dehydratase activase — MYRVGIDIGSVSVNLAVISEQGEIVTTRYIRHKGRPFEVARDILREGTESYGIEFVAATGTGAKLFSSLVGATCINEIVAVAKGMNRLYPHAGSVIDIGGEDSKLIVFDAASNNGGLRVKDFSMNALCAAGTGSFLDQQATRLRFTIEEFSEVALKSDNVPRIAGRCTVFAKSDMIHLQQIATPDYEIVAGLCYALARNFRGNIAKGRDIRTPVAFIGGVAANTGMRKALREVFDLKGEEFFVPEYFTAIGAIGAVYAVIEDASLREKFTGNARLNEYLMEEKEQISLSPLTISPDNLHVSYETRSVGQRTRVYLGVDVGSISTNLVVIDEDKRVIAKRYLMTEGRPLEAVKRGLAEIGEEVGHMVEIIGAGTTGSGRYLTADFIGADIVRNEITAQAEAAIDIDPGVDTIFEIGGQDSKYISVENGVIIDFEMNKACAAGTGSFLEEQAERLGISIKDEFGDLALSSKKPVKMGERCTVFIESDVVHHQQKGVQTEDIVAGLAYSIVQNYLNKVVADRRIGKKIFFQGGTAFNKGVVAAFEKVLGKPIKVPPHHDVTGAIGVAILAMKERTWEKSTFKGFDLSKRPYTIDTFECKGCENLCEIRRVSVEKEAPLYYGSRCEKYDVMRNVQKKDVVDLFKIREELLDNIYDKAVTDGIPIGIPRILHMHEFLPFWKSLLTELGYSVHLSDGTNKKTIRSGVENIIVETCFPIKLAHGHVLNLIEKGVKEIFMPSIINVKKVSENSQNAFACPYAQSIPYTTRASINFRSMGVRVHSPIVHFSDDRKSVARSLARHFEEFGISRSRFERAFDVAADVQDTFYLKCAQAGEEFLSSLKDHDRAMVIVGRPYNSADAGANLNVHKKLINLGVYPIPMDMLPLTRVADDDSELENMYWGYGQKILRAARLVRDRKNFYAIYLTSFGCGPDSFITHFFKRIMGSKPYLQLEIDEHSADAGIVTRLEAFLDSIKNARPIAGQMEQRVREYEFNGRKRKIFIPYMSDHAVALASTFRSCGVDAQVMEESDESTVVLGRKFTTGKECYPCILTTGDMLKTVQKQDFDPDRSAFFMPSGDGPCRFGQYHRFHRMVLNEAGFQNVPIYAPNQDHRLYKDLSILGGKFSRLGWRALVATDLIIKMLHEIRPYEKNPGETDRVYGEALRAMSRSIEGGGEDILPVLGAVTKKFLAVPRTHRKKPVVGVVGEIYIRSNRFSNNDLVRKIEEFGGSVWLAPVTEWISYVNYTSKKKSRKKDSLLGLFSLILTEHIQHKEEHVLERVFGPYLKYGKEPRVEDILAKAGPYIHESFEGEAILSVGKSVDFVHKGVAGIINAMPFTCMPGTISSAIMRLIQKNHDVPVMNIAYDGQGATNTLTRLEAFMHQVKEGFKGDG; from the coding sequence ATGTACAGGGTTGGCATCGACATCGGTTCCGTGAGCGTGAACCTTGCCGTTATCAGTGAACAGGGCGAGATTGTTACGACACGGTATATCCGACATAAAGGCAGGCCCTTTGAAGTGGCCCGCGATATTTTGCGGGAAGGGACTGAAAGCTACGGCATCGAGTTTGTCGCGGCCACAGGCACCGGCGCGAAGCTTTTTTCCTCGTTGGTAGGCGCGACCTGTATCAACGAGATAGTGGCCGTGGCCAAGGGCATGAATAGACTCTATCCTCATGCGGGTAGCGTCATCGATATCGGCGGGGAAGATTCGAAACTCATCGTCTTTGACGCCGCGAGCAACAACGGTGGCCTCAGGGTGAAGGATTTTTCCATGAACGCCCTTTGCGCCGCCGGCACCGGTTCCTTTCTCGATCAACAGGCGACAAGGCTCCGTTTCACCATCGAAGAATTCAGCGAGGTTGCACTCAAATCGGATAATGTCCCGAGGATAGCGGGCAGGTGCACGGTCTTCGCGAAATCAGACATGATCCACCTGCAACAGATAGCAACGCCTGACTACGAAATCGTTGCGGGACTTTGTTACGCTCTGGCGCGCAACTTCAGAGGCAACATCGCCAAGGGACGTGATATAAGGACACCCGTAGCGTTCATCGGTGGTGTTGCCGCCAACACCGGTATGAGGAAGGCGCTCAGGGAAGTCTTTGATCTGAAAGGAGAGGAGTTCTTTGTACCCGAGTATTTTACCGCTATAGGCGCCATCGGAGCTGTTTATGCAGTGATCGAGGATGCTTCATTGAGGGAGAAGTTTACGGGCAACGCCCGGCTCAACGAGTACCTCATGGAAGAGAAGGAACAGATCTCTCTTTCCCCCCTTACCATCTCGCCGGATAACCTTCATGTGTCTTACGAAACGAGGTCCGTCGGCCAAAGAACCAGGGTCTATCTCGGCGTGGACGTAGGTTCCATCAGTACCAACCTTGTGGTTATCGATGAAGACAAACGTGTCATCGCTAAACGGTATCTGATGACAGAGGGGAGACCGCTAGAGGCCGTTAAACGTGGCCTTGCAGAGATCGGTGAAGAAGTGGGCCATATGGTAGAGATCATCGGCGCGGGCACTACGGGTTCCGGCAGGTATCTCACCGCCGATTTCATCGGCGCCGACATCGTGAGAAACGAGATTACCGCCCAGGCTGAAGCCGCCATCGATATCGATCCCGGTGTGGACACAATTTTCGAGATCGGCGGTCAGGACTCGAAGTATATCAGCGTAGAGAACGGTGTTATCATTGATTTTGAAATGAATAAGGCCTGCGCCGCCGGTACCGGTTCCTTTCTCGAGGAACAGGCCGAACGGCTTGGCATTTCCATCAAAGATGAGTTCGGTGATCTTGCGCTCTCATCCAAAAAACCCGTCAAGATGGGTGAGAGGTGCACGGTTTTCATCGAATCGGATGTGGTGCATCACCAGCAGAAAGGTGTACAGACGGAGGATATCGTTGCCGGTCTCGCTTATTCCATCGTGCAGAATTATTTGAACAAAGTGGTAGCCGACCGGCGAATTGGGAAGAAAATATTCTTTCAGGGTGGAACCGCCTTCAATAAGGGAGTGGTGGCTGCCTTTGAAAAGGTGCTCGGAAAGCCGATAAAAGTCCCGCCTCACCATGACGTGACCGGCGCCATAGGAGTGGCGATTCTTGCCATGAAAGAAAGGACGTGGGAGAAGAGCACATTCAAAGGTTTCGATCTGAGCAAGCGCCCTTACACTATCGACACCTTCGAATGCAAGGGCTGCGAGAATCTCTGCGAGATCAGACGGGTTTCCGTGGAGAAGGAAGCCCCCCTGTACTACGGGAGCAGGTGCGAAAAATACGATGTGATGAGAAACGTACAGAAAAAGGACGTGGTCGATCTCTTCAAGATAAGGGAAGAGCTTCTCGACAATATTTACGATAAAGCGGTCACAGACGGTATACCCATCGGCATCCCAAGGATACTTCACATGCACGAATTTCTTCCGTTCTGGAAGAGCCTCCTTACCGAACTCGGTTATTCCGTGCATCTGTCTGACGGCACCAACAAGAAGACCATCCGGAGCGGCGTTGAGAATATTATCGTTGAGACCTGTTTTCCTATCAAGCTCGCCCACGGGCACGTCCTTAACCTGATAGAGAAAGGCGTGAAAGAGATTTTCATGCCCAGTATCATTAACGTGAAAAAGGTATCTGAAAACTCTCAGAATGCTTTTGCCTGTCCTTACGCTCAGTCCATACCGTATACTACCAGGGCATCGATCAACTTTCGGAGCATGGGGGTCCGTGTCCACTCTCCCATCGTACATTTCAGCGATGACAGAAAATCGGTGGCGCGTAGCCTCGCTCGTCACTTCGAAGAGTTTGGGATCTCCCGGTCGCGCTTTGAGAGGGCATTTGACGTAGCAGCAGACGTTCAGGATACATTCTACCTCAAGTGCGCTCAAGCCGGAGAAGAGTTCCTCTCCTCGTTAAAGGACCATGACAGAGCCATGGTGATCGTCGGAAGGCCATACAACAGTGCTGATGCGGGGGCGAATCTGAATGTTCACAAAAAACTGATCAACCTCGGTGTCTACCCCATACCCATGGATATGCTGCCGCTTACCCGGGTCGCCGACGACGATTCGGAGCTCGAAAACATGTACTGGGGATACGGCCAGAAGATACTCAGAGCTGCCAGGCTTGTGAGAGACCGGAAAAATTTTTATGCCATATATTTGACGAGTTTCGGTTGCGGTCCCGATTCTTTCATTACGCATTTCTTTAAGAGAATCATGGGGAGCAAGCCATATCTTCAATTGGAGATCGATGAACACAGCGCGGACGCGGGCATCGTAACGAGACTCGAGGCATTTCTCGACAGTATCAAGAACGCGAGACCGATAGCCGGACAGATGGAACAGCGAGTAAGGGAATACGAATTTAACGGCAGAAAAAGAAAGATCTTCATCCCCTACATGTCGGATCATGCCGTGGCCCTTGCGAGCACGTTTCGATCCTGCGGTGTCGATGCGCAGGTTATGGAAGAATCCGATGAGTCCACAGTAGTACTTGGCAGAAAGTTTACGACGGGCAAGGAGTGCTACCCTTGCATCCTCACCACGGGTGACATGCTCAAGACCGTTCAAAAGCAGGATTTTGATCCTGACAGGAGCGCCTTCTTCATGCCCTCAGGAGACGGACCCTGCCGTTTCGGGCAGTATCACCGGTTTCACAGAATGGTTCTTAATGAAGCCGGTTTTCAGAATGTGCCTATCTATGCGCCCAATCAGGACCATCGTCTTTATAAAGACTTGAGCATTTTAGGGGGCAAGTTCTCGCGGCTCGGATGGCGGGCCCTTGTTGCGACCGATCTTATCATCAAGATGCTGCACGAAATACGCCCCTACGAGAAAAATCCCGGGGAGACCGACCGCGTGTATGGAGAAGCGCTGAGGGCTATGTCGCGCTCCATAGAAGGGGGCGGGGAAGATATCCTCCCCGTTCTCGGCGCCGTCACAAAGAAGTTCCTTGCCGTACCCAGGACGCATAGGAAAAAACCGGTAGTTGGCGTGGTAGGCGAGATCTATATCCGCTCCAACCGGTTCAGCAATAATGATCTTGTAAGAAAGATCGAGGAGTTCGGCGGATCGGTATGGCTCGCTCCGGTCACGGAATGGATATCCTATGTGAATTATACGAGCAAGAAGAAGAGCAGGAAGAAGGATAGCCTGCTCGGTCTTTTCAGTCTCATCCTTACCGAGCATATTCAGCATAAGGAAGAACACGTGCTGGAAAGGGTCTTCGGGCCTTATCTTAAATACGGAAAGGAACCCAGGGTGGAGGACATACTTGCCAAGGCAGGACCTTACATCCACGAAAGCTTCGAAGGAGAGGCCATATTGAGTGTGGGCAAGAGCGTCGATTTCGTGCACAAGGGAGTGGCCGGTATAATAAACGCCATGCCCTTCACCTGCATGCCGGGTACCATATCGAGCGCCATCATGAGGCTTATTCAGAAGAACCACGATGTTCCGGTCATGAATATTGCCTATGACGGACAGGGTGCGACCAATACGTTGACACGCCTTGAAGCATTCATGCACCAGGTCAAAGAGGGCTTTAAAGGCGATGGATAG
- a CDS encoding hemolysin family protein has product MDSLTLSIVCIFILMVLNGVFSAGETAIVSFRKSKLKELLKERKDKKAETLLRMKENPERFLSAVQIGITLFGTLASAIGGILAVQYLSPLLSKVSVLKPFSDTFSLIIVVVIMTYLFLVFGELVPKYIGISNREKVSFFIAPLFDFISRALFILVDFLSMSTMLIVKALKLKKGEEHVGEGEIKVLIEEGTRKGIFDRTEEELIHGVFRFADRSVKDVMVPKPNVYAININDSKDRILGYIIENEFSRYPVYRDNFDNIIGIVHHKDIARYIWLETEPFQLERILKKPLFVPETMEISVLLRQMQRTHRHLAVVVDEYGTAVGIVTLEDIMEEIFGEIMDETDTEDKIEKLRDGSLIVDASYSVRDLNSRQQLDIPESTEYETLGGFILTKLQGMARGGEIIYYGAYKFTVVGIDGRRITKIKVERK; this is encoded by the coding sequence ATGGATAGCCTGACACTGTCGATTGTATGCATCTTCATTCTCATGGTCTTGAACGGAGTATTTTCCGCCGGCGAGACAGCCATCGTTTCCTTCAGGAAGAGTAAGCTCAAGGAACTACTCAAGGAAAGAAAGGACAAGAAGGCCGAGACGCTTCTGCGCATGAAGGAGAACCCTGAGAGGTTCCTCTCCGCGGTTCAGATCGGCATTACTCTCTTCGGGACCCTTGCCTCGGCCATCGGCGGTATCCTTGCCGTACAATATCTATCGCCGCTCTTAAGCAAGGTGTCCGTTCTCAAACCGTTTTCCGACACCTTTTCACTCATAATCGTGGTTGTGATTATGACCTACCTGTTTCTCGTATTCGGCGAGCTTGTCCCCAAGTACATCGGTATCAGCAACAGGGAGAAAGTCTCCTTCTTTATCGCACCGCTCTTTGATTTTATCTCACGGGCGCTCTTTATCCTCGTCGATTTTCTTTCCATGAGCACAATGCTCATTGTGAAAGCGCTGAAGCTAAAAAAGGGAGAGGAACATGTAGGCGAGGGAGAGATTAAAGTTCTCATAGAAGAGGGGACGCGCAAAGGCATTTTCGACCGTACCGAGGAGGAACTCATCCACGGTGTTTTTCGTTTTGCTGACCGCTCTGTCAAAGACGTGATGGTCCCCAAGCCCAACGTGTACGCCATTAACATTAATGACAGCAAAGACAGGATCCTGGGCTATATCATCGAGAACGAGTTTTCACGGTATCCCGTGTACAGAGACAATTTCGACAACATCATCGGCATCGTGCATCACAAAGATATTGCGCGCTATATCTGGCTTGAAACGGAGCCTTTTCAACTCGAAAGGATTCTTAAAAAGCCGCTCTTTGTGCCGGAGACCATGGAGATCAGCGTTCTCTTGAGGCAGATGCAGAGGACCCACCGGCATCTCGCCGTGGTGGTCGATGAATACGGTACAGCGGTGGGGATTGTCACGCTCGAAGATATCATGGAGGAAATATTTGGCGAGATCATGGATGAGACCGATACAGAAGACAAAATCGAAAAGCTGAGGGATGGCTCCTTAATCGTCGACGCGTCGTATTCGGTGAGGGACTTAAATAGCCGCCAGCAGCTCGACATCCCCGAGTCGACTGAGTACGAGACCTTAGGCGGTTTCATCCTCACGAAGTTACAGGGCATGGCGCGGGGCGGAGAAATCATCTATTACGGCGCCTATAAGTTTACCGTTGTGGGGATAGATGGTAGAAGAATCACCAAGATAAAAGTAGAAAGAAAGTGA
- a CDS encoding methylated-DNA--[protein]-cysteine S-methyltransferase → MKLTDHFYKLISTVFGTIGVVWWNSEASPRVRQMFLSAGQTPVESVIQESYAGARPFTSPDIDRLGAQIQGYLIGQPVVFDLNMMALEDLGEFARRVLTAEYGIPRGWVSTYGRIAKHVGAAGASRAVGGALARNRFPIVIPCHRAVRSDGHIGGYQGGGKMKRALLTMEGVKFTATGAVSMDKVYY, encoded by the coding sequence ATGAAACTGACAGACCATTTCTATAAACTGATCTCTACGGTCTTCGGCACTATCGGCGTTGTCTGGTGGAATAGTGAGGCAAGCCCGAGGGTGAGACAGATGTTTTTGTCCGCAGGACAGACTCCGGTAGAGAGCGTTATTCAAGAAAGCTATGCCGGCGCCCGGCCGTTTACCTCTCCTGATATTGACAGACTTGGGGCCCAAATTCAGGGTTATTTAATAGGGCAGCCCGTGGTCTTCGACCTGAATATGATGGCGCTTGAGGACTTAGGAGAGTTTGCTCGCAGGGTTCTCACCGCGGAGTACGGCATTCCCCGAGGCTGGGTGAGTACCTATGGAAGAATTGCAAAACATGTGGGGGCAGCCGGCGCAAGCAGGGCAGTCGGGGGCGCCCTGGCACGCAATCGGTTCCCGATCGTGATCCCCTGTCATCGAGCCGTGAGGTCAGATGGACACATAGGAGGTTATCAAGGCGGGGGCAAAATGAAGCGCGCGCTCCTCACCATGGAGGGGGTAAAGTTCACCGCCACCGGAGCAGTATCCATGGATAAAGTTTACTACTAA
- a CDS encoding acetyl-CoA carboxylase carboxyltransferase subunit alpha, giving the protein MRHYLNFEEKLKPLEMRIDEIERFYSSRDLHYVREVEFLRKRIAKLEKEIYSDLTNWQRSQLSRHLNRPHTLDYINALFSNFVELHGDRKFKDDFAIVAGFARYENTNVAVIGHQKGKDVREMAHRNFGMAHPDGYRKAMRVMDMANRWQKPIITFIDTPGAYPGIGAEERGQAEAIATNIEFMFSLNVPVISIVIGEGGSGGALGIGVGNRLLMLENATYAVISPEGCAAILWRDGAKGALAADAMKPTSYDLLELKVIDEIIKEPLGGAHRNWKQTFVNTKNTLSKHLKDLTEMPAETLKQRRYEKFRNMGIFEERR; this is encoded by the coding sequence ATGAGACACTATCTTAATTTCGAGGAGAAATTAAAACCACTCGAAATGAGAATCGACGAAATAGAGAGGTTTTATAGCAGCCGCGACCTCCACTACGTGAGAGAGGTCGAGTTTCTCCGTAAGAGGATCGCAAAACTGGAAAAGGAAATCTACAGCGATCTCACGAACTGGCAGAGGTCTCAGCTTTCCCGCCATCTCAATAGACCCCATACCCTCGACTATATCAACGCTTTGTTCAGCAATTTCGTCGAACTCCACGGCGACAGAAAGTTCAAAGACGATTTCGCCATCGTTGCCGGGTTCGCTCGGTACGAAAACACGAATGTTGCCGTAATCGGCCACCAGAAAGGCAAAGATGTGAGGGAAATGGCGCACAGGAACTTCGGTATGGCCCATCCCGATGGATACCGGAAGGCGATGCGGGTCATGGACATGGCGAATAGATGGCAAAAACCCATCATTACGTTCATTGACACGCCGGGCGCCTACCCGGGCATCGGCGCGGAAGAAAGAGGACAGGCAGAGGCCATCGCAACGAACATCGAGTTCATGTTCTCCCTCAACGTCCCCGTCATCTCCATCGTCATAGGAGAAGGGGGCAGCGGCGGTGCACTCGGTATTGGGGTCGGAAACAGGCTGCTCATGCTTGAAAATGCGACCTACGCGGTAATCTCGCCCGAGGGCTGCGCGGCGATCCTCTGGAGGGACGGCGCCAAAGGAGCCCTGGCTGCTGACGCCATGAAACCCACCTCTTACGATCTGCTGGAGCTCAAGGTCATCGACGAAATCATCAAGGAGCCTTTGGGCGGAGCCCACCGGAACTGGAAACAAACATTCGTCAATACAAAAAATACCCTGAGCAAACACCTGAAGGACTTGACGGAGATGCCTGCGGAGACGCTCAAACAAAGGCGATATGAGAAATTCAGGAACATGGGTATATTTGAGGAGAGGCGATGA